One stretch of Miscanthus floridulus cultivar M001 chromosome 18, ASM1932011v1, whole genome shotgun sequence DNA includes these proteins:
- the LOC136523708 gene encoding uncharacterized protein, giving the protein MYPLVVDLIIGMQWLSKVLMDEDSSLNIMYAKTLNAMGISRSCILLTRAPFHGVVPGKQAISLGQIDLPVTFGDPSNYRTKTLTFEVVGFHRTYHAILRHPCYAKFMAIPSYTNLKLKMSGPCGVECCDHAMAIVASKKLATIRKEVDEETPDHQRLARSFELVEGAKEVLIDPSGSKSKVVHISTALSSE; this is encoded by the coding sequence ATgtatccgcttgtggtcgacctGATCATTGGCATGCAGTGGCtctccaaggtgctgatggacgaagacagcagcctcaacatcatgtatgccaagacgctcaacGCCATGGGCATCAGCCGATCCTGCATCCTACTAAccagagcgcctttccatggcgtcgtgcctggaaaGCAAGCCATctcacttgggcagatcgatctacccgtcacctttggggatccatccaattataggacaaagaccctcaccttcgaggtggtgggaTTCCatagaacctaccacgccatcctgagacatccatgctacgcgaagttcatggccatccccagcTACACcaacctaaagctaaagatgtcagGCCCATGTGGGGTTGAATGCTGTGATCACGCTatggcaatcgtcgcctccaagaAACTTGcgaccatcaggaaggaggtcgatGAAGAAACACCCGACCACCAGAGGTTGGCTAGGTCTTTTGAACTGGTGGAGGgtgctaaggaggtcctcatagaccccagcggctccaAAAGCAAAGTGGTGCATATTAGCACCgcactttcctccgaatag